In one window of Acidobacteriota bacterium DNA:
- a CDS encoding HD domain-containing protein — protein sequence MDRIVEFLFEVGMLKRTPRSGWQFLDGGSETVAEHVFRTTVLAFVLARMDGKVNTDKTLRLALVHDFPEARTGDLNYVNQKYVVADEARAAADMGHGLPFGEELVELIAEYRNEVTAEAILAHDADQLEMLLELKERLDTGCEDAGNWIPFTLRRLRTDVAKALGRKIVEGDASSWWFDKDSDWWVRGGKG from the coding sequence GTGGATCGAATTGTCGAGTTTCTTTTTGAAGTAGGAATGCTCAAGCGGACGCCGAGGTCCGGCTGGCAATTCCTGGACGGCGGATCGGAAACAGTTGCAGAGCACGTTTTTCGGACCACGGTGCTCGCGTTCGTTCTTGCTCGAATGGACGGAAAGGTAAATACCGACAAAACCCTGCGGCTTGCTCTGGTCCACGATTTCCCGGAAGCACGGACAGGTGACCTGAACTATGTCAATCAGAAATACGTGGTCGCCGACGAAGCGCGAGCAGCTGCAGACATGGGTCACGGTCTGCCCTTCGGTGAGGAGCTCGTCGAATTGATTGCCGAGTACCGCAATGAGGTCACCGCGGAAGCTATTTTGGCGCACGACGCCGACCAGCTCGAGATGTTGCTCGAACTCAAGGAGAGACTCGACACGGGATGCGAGGATGCCGGCAACTGGATACCGTTCACCCTCCGGCGGCTCCGGACCGACGTCGCCAAAGCCCTCGGCAGGAAAATCGTCGAGGGTGACGCGTCTTCGTGGTGGTTCGACAAAGACTCCGACTGGTGGGTCCGAGGCGGAAAGGGATAA